The following are from one region of the Vidua chalybeata isolate OUT-0048 chromosome 12, bVidCha1 merged haplotype, whole genome shotgun sequence genome:
- the PRRT3 gene encoding proline-rich transmembrane protein 3 → MAAAQFVTWGMLLATGVPAKAQGVLPAGLSLGRDPLHSPAWGQQWPGPSPTWEASGEPSGAGAPRSERWGVKHPVHWSLPLQAGDGTRAPLEMETTMTGADTKVWRDGSTVTAVTEESLIAWQGHEAEGQDSSLPHDSALGTPGPEVPMDTGADSPGPPWAGQGLSLSRHSVSKTVGTPSPQPTVSTTALDPTLAAGMRTADAHTAGHTVAEGHIAVPGLSQDAQLTSASSQSVPLGTALVSDPTGTGPDWGLHASPGSVQLVGRWGDTGGPPSPSPALPSSAPQLRHTAQSWRLAEPWTRALPSHQRSTRRAPLSHATTSPGDAGPRTDPGTTEQRGPQPVPGSVLSTGPAPPPASSTPGAASRGLLPEEDVGSPQQVRGAVGPVSVPNATKTTSQPTAHLTTGTLGTRHPDTPGTQTPAPSTATPSATWRRAGMTPQPVPRDPSSPQPQSTVRAPPALGANETGLRWAELQHQLGFSWEAHVYGGAAVFLLLALGCLAGLAGTAILRPPHLLHVVGAHGLLLAACLLRATFLLLDPYGARGRLPTPALLLLNTAPFPLLLAAFALLLQRLQRLAQLQLLPSRLRGLPALGAVAALQSAVMGAADLLPPRLGLTAALGLQALGCVAGALLLLAGLWGCWRVLRAPCEGPGPQPGPRALLAAAVAGLPVCGLQLFSAVWLRGVLGPHGRFSRPSWAAQLWLRIGELGTALALLAAAAEPVYRRCRRRSPAGHSCWAKALRYFCAGRKAEAPEYPNNCYDWAGGSTGGTGAERTPTNDISKNLIRNPAEQLPLRALKDSNEVWAAGTGMPGLSPKCPNVLAARSCAAFEQGSSPSLGELIFRPPSPIDLRRSIDQALCRRHLLHDGLFGRPRRGSGSSLHGSPAPDKTPSLGRMVRCSSLTELPGPRQPHGTITVTVTASASSLESSSLKISWNPWRHGLSSPDSLPLDEAPSRAPLLVPAGAPGWEREGPRAFPALGKAVDSRSLSSDTIEL, encoded by the exons ATGGCTGCAGCACAGTTCGTCACCTGGGGGATGCTCCTGGCCACCGGAGTCCCTGCCAAGGCCCAGggggtgctgccagcagggctgtccttgggcagggaccccttgcacagccctgcctggggacagcagtggccAGGCCCATCCCCCACCTGGGAGGCATCGGGGGAGCCGAGTGGTGCCGGGGCCCCAAGGAGTGAGCGCTGGGGGGTCAAGCACCCCGTGCACTGGTCCTTGCCGCTGCAGGCAGGGGATGGCACCAGGGCACCCCTGGAGATGGAAACCACTATGACAGGCGCTGATACCAAGGTCTGGAGGGATGGCAGCACAGTCACGGCTGTGACAGAGGAGTCGCTCATTGCCTGGCAAGGGCACGAAGCTGAAGGCCAGGACAGCTCCCTGCCCCACGACTCTGCGCTGGGTACACCGGGCCCTGAGGTGCCcatggacacaggggcagactCTCCAGGGccaccctgggcagggcagggcctcTCCCTGTCCAGGCACAGCGTCTCCAAGACAGTcggcacccccagccctcagcCAACCGTatccaccactgccctggacCCCACGCTGGCGGCGGGCATGAGGACAGCAGATGCCCACACAGCGGGACACACAGTGGCAGAGGGACACATAGCGGTCCCGGGCCTCTCTCAGGATGCACAACTCACTTCAGCCAGCAGCCAGTCGGTCCCGCTGGGCACAGCCCTTGTCTCTGATCCCACAGGCACGGGGCCAGACTGGGGTCTCCATGCCAgtcctggctctgtgcagctggTGGGCCgctggggggacacgggagggccccccagcccctccccggctctgcccagctctgccccacagctgcGCCACACTGCCCAGTCCTGGAGGCTGGCTGAGCCCTGGACTCGAGCGCTCCCGTCCCACCAGCGCAGCACCCGGAGAGCTCCACTCAGCCACGCCACCACCAGCCCCGGCGATGCGGGCCCCCGGACAGACCCTGGGACTACGGAGCAGCGGGGACCCCAGCCCGTCCCAGGGTCTGTCCTCAGCACCGGCCCTGCGCCACCTCCCGCCTCCAGCACCCCCGGTGCCGCGAGCAGAG GGCTGCTGCCTGAGGAGGACGTCGGCTCCCCGCAGCAGGTCCGGGGCGCCGTGGGCCCTGTGAGCGTCCCAAATGCCACCAAAACGACCTCACAGCCAACGGCACATCTCACCACGGGGACGCTCGGGACAAGGCACCCAG ACACGCCGGGGACGCAGaccccagcccccagcactgcGACCCCCTCGGCCACGTGGCGACGGGCAGGGATGACACCTCAGCCAGTCCCCCGAGATCCATCATCGCCGCAGCCACAATCCACAGTCCGTGCCCCACCGGCGCTGGGGGCCAACGAGACCGGGCTGCGCTGGGCcgagctgcagcaccagctgggtTTCTCCTGGGAGGCTCACGTCTATGGAGGGGCTGCcgtcttcctgctgctggcactgggctgcCTGGCCGGCTTGGCGGGGACAGCCATCCTGCGGCCCCCACACCTTCTCCACGTTGTGGGGGCCCACGGGCTGCTGCTGGCCGCCTGCCTGCTGCGGGCcactttcctgctgctggatccCTATGGGGCACGGGGCCGTCTGCCCACTccggccctgctgctgctcaacACAGCCCCTTTCCCCCTGCTGCTCGCCGCCTttgccctcctgctccagcgGCTGCAGCGCCTGGcccagcttcagctgctgccatcccGGCTGCGGGGGCTGCCAGCGCTGGGGGCTGTTGCGGCCCTGCAGAGTGCGGTGATGGGGGCCGCCGACCTGCTGCCGCCTCGGCTGGGCCTCACCGCCgcgctggggctgcaggcgcTGGGCTGCGTGGcgggggctctgctgctgctggcggggctctgggggtgctggcGGGTGCTGCGGGCGCCCTGCGAGGGGCCGGGGCCGCagccggggccgcgggcgcTTCTGGCGGCAGCGGTGGCGGGGCTGCCGGTCTGCgggctgcagctcttcagcGCTGTGTGGCTGCGAGGAGTCCTGGGGCCGCACGGGCGCTTCTCCCGGCCCAGCTGGGCggcacagctctggctgcgGATCGGCGAGCTGGGCACGGCCCTGGCGCTGCTGGCGGCCGCCGCCGAGCCTGTGTaccgccggtgccgccgccggaGCCCCGCCGGCCACTCCTGCTGGGCCAAGGCACTGCGGTACTTCTGCGCTGGCCGCAAAGCTGAAGCACCCGAATACCCCAACAACTGCTACGACTGGGCCGGTGGCAGCACCGGTGGCACCGGTGCGGAGCGGACACCCACCAACGACATCTCCAAGAACCTCATCCGCAACCCGGCGGAGCAGCTGCCCCTGCGGGCTCTGAAGGACAGCAACGAGGTCTGGGCAGCTGGCACCGGGATGCCGGGGCTCAGCCCCAAGTGCCCCAACGTGTTGGCCGCCCGCTCCTGCGCCGCCTTTGAGCAGGGCTCGTCCCCCTCCCTGGGGGAGCTGATCTTCCGCCCGCCGTCCCCCATCGACCTCCGCCGCAGCATCGACCAGGCGCTCTGCCGCCGCCACCTCCTGCACGATGGCCTCTtcggccggccccgccgcggctcCGGCTCCTCACTGCACGGCTCCCCAGCCCCTGACAAGACCCCCAGCTTGGGGCGCATGGTGCGCTGCAGCTCGCTCACGGAGCTGCCCGGCCCCCGCCAGCCCCACGGGACcatcactgtcactgtcaccgcCTCAGCCAGCTCGCTGGAGAGCAGCTCACTGAAGATCAGCTGGAACCCCTGGCGCCACGGGCTGTCCTCGCCCGACAGCCTGCCCCTGGACGAGGCGCCCAGCCGGGCCCCTCTCCTGGTGCCCGCTGGAGCACCTGGCTGGGAGCGCGAGGGTCCCCGCGCCTTCCCAGCCCTTGGCAAGGCTGTGGATTCCCGCAGCCTCTCCAGCGACACCATTGAGCTCTGA
- the CRELD1 gene encoding protein disulfide isomerase CRELD1 isoform X1, giving the protein MGPLPLLPRSPRRRGPGLGAALLGAALLGGVLLAVHADPDPHRDGAEPCRACRGLADSFIRGLERTEHEGFGGGNTAWEEEKLSKYQHSETRLLEVLEGVCAPSDFACHQLLERSEEHVEQWWFHEQQQHPDFFQWLCVDRLMLCCPPGTYGPDCRSCAGGPRQPCSGNGRCDGDGTRRGTGLCVCSPGYGGPFCAECGDGYYEASRNKSHLVCAECYQACGRCTGPEDSSCLRCKRGWVLHEHRCIDIDECGTEMAHCRANQYCVNTEGSYECRDCSTACIGCMGAGPARCKKCNKGYWRDGAKCLDVDECASEEEPVCTGVQEVCENTEGSYRCVCAQGHIRRDGQCVEDKPPDAPEKGFFDDVTDDEVVVLQQMFFGVMICALATLAAKGDMVFTAIFIGAVAAMAGYWLSDRSDRVLDGFMKGR; this is encoded by the exons ATGGGgccgctgccgctgctgccgcgGTCGCCCCGGCGCAGGGGGCCCGGGCTGGGGGCCGCCCTCCTGGGGGCCGCCCTCCTCGGGGGGGTCCTGCTCGCCGTTCACGCCGACCCCGACCCCCACCGAGACGGGGCCGAGCCGTGCCGAGCCTGCCGCGGCCTCGCCGACAGCTTCATCAGG GGCCTGGAGCGGACAGAGCATGAGGGCTTTGGTGGGGGTAACACAgcctgggaggaggagaagctgtCCAAGTACCAGCACAG TGAGACCCGtctgctggaggtgctggagggtgTCTGTGCCCCCTCGGACTTTGCCTGTCACCAACTGCTGGAGCGGAGTGAGGAGCACGTGGAGCAGTGGTGGTTCCATGA gcagcagcagcaccctgacTTTTTCCAATGGCTGTGTGTGGACAGGCTGATGCTTTGCTGCCCGCCCGGCACCTACGGCCCGGACTGCCGGT cctgtgctggtgggcCCCGGCAGCCCTGCAGTGGCAATGGGCGATGCGATGGTGACGGCACACGCCGCGGCACCGGCCTCTGCGTCTGCAGCCCGGGCTACGGTGGCCCCTTCTGTGCCGAGTGCGGTGATGGCTACTATGAGGCCTCGCGGAACAAGAGCCACCTCGTGTGTGCTG AGTGCTACCAGGCGTGCGGGCGCTGCACGGGTCCCGAGGACTCCAGCTGCCTTCGCTGCAAGAGGGGCTGGGTGCTGCATGAGCACCGCTGCATTG ATATAGATGAGTGTGGCACAGAGATGGCGCATTGCCGAGCCAACCAGTACTGCGTCAACACTGAGGGCTCCTACGAGTGCCGAG ACTGCTCCACGGCTTGCATCGGCTGCATGGGCGCCGGGCCGGCTCGCTGCAAGAAATGCAACAAGGGCTACTGGCGGGATGGAGCCAAGTGCTTGG ATGTGGATGAGTGTGCCAGTGAAGAGGAGCCAGTGTGCACAGGGGTGCAGGAGGTGTGTGAGAACACAGAGGGCAGCTACCGGTGCGTCTGTGCCCAAGGCCACATCCGCCGAGACGGGCAGTGCGTTGAGGACAAGCCCCCTG ATGCCCCAGAGAAGGGCTTCTTTGATGACGTGACTGATGACGAGGtggtggtgctgcagcagaTGTTCTTTGGTGTGATGATCTGTGCCCTCGCCACGCTGGCTGCCAAGGGCGACATGGTCTTCACCGCCATCTTCATTGGCGCCGTGGCCGCCATGGCCGGCTACTGGCTCTCTGACCGCAGTGACCGTGTCCTCGATGGCTTCATGAAGGGCAGAtag
- the CRELD1 gene encoding protein disulfide isomerase CRELD1 isoform X2: MGPLPLLPRSPRRRGPGLGAALLGAALLGGVLLAVHADPDPHRDGAEPCRACRGLADSFIRGLERTEHEGFGGGNTAWEEEKLSKYQHSETRLLEVLEGVCAPSDFACHQLLERSEEHVEQWWFHEQQQHPDFFQWLCVDRLMLCCPPGTYGPDCRSCAGGPRQPCSGNGRCDGDGTRRGTGLCVCSPGYGGPFCAECGDGYYEASRNKSHLVCAECYQACGRCTGPEDSSCLRCKRGWVLHEHRCIDIDECGTEMAHCRANQYCVNTEGSYECRDCSTACIGCMGAGPARCKKCNKGYWRDGAKCLDVDECASEEEPVCTGVQEVCENTEGSYRCVCAQGHIRRDGQCVEDKPPE; the protein is encoded by the exons ATGGGgccgctgccgctgctgccgcgGTCGCCCCGGCGCAGGGGGCCCGGGCTGGGGGCCGCCCTCCTGGGGGCCGCCCTCCTCGGGGGGGTCCTGCTCGCCGTTCACGCCGACCCCGACCCCCACCGAGACGGGGCCGAGCCGTGCCGAGCCTGCCGCGGCCTCGCCGACAGCTTCATCAGG GGCCTGGAGCGGACAGAGCATGAGGGCTTTGGTGGGGGTAACACAgcctgggaggaggagaagctgtCCAAGTACCAGCACAG TGAGACCCGtctgctggaggtgctggagggtgTCTGTGCCCCCTCGGACTTTGCCTGTCACCAACTGCTGGAGCGGAGTGAGGAGCACGTGGAGCAGTGGTGGTTCCATGA gcagcagcagcaccctgacTTTTTCCAATGGCTGTGTGTGGACAGGCTGATGCTTTGCTGCCCGCCCGGCACCTACGGCCCGGACTGCCGGT cctgtgctggtgggcCCCGGCAGCCCTGCAGTGGCAATGGGCGATGCGATGGTGACGGCACACGCCGCGGCACCGGCCTCTGCGTCTGCAGCCCGGGCTACGGTGGCCCCTTCTGTGCCGAGTGCGGTGATGGCTACTATGAGGCCTCGCGGAACAAGAGCCACCTCGTGTGTGCTG AGTGCTACCAGGCGTGCGGGCGCTGCACGGGTCCCGAGGACTCCAGCTGCCTTCGCTGCAAGAGGGGCTGGGTGCTGCATGAGCACCGCTGCATTG ATATAGATGAGTGTGGCACAGAGATGGCGCATTGCCGAGCCAACCAGTACTGCGTCAACACTGAGGGCTCCTACGAGTGCCGAG ACTGCTCCACGGCTTGCATCGGCTGCATGGGCGCCGGGCCGGCTCGCTGCAAGAAATGCAACAAGGGCTACTGGCGGGATGGAGCCAAGTGCTTGG ATGTGGATGAGTGTGCCAGTGAAGAGGAGCCAGTGTGCACAGGGGTGCAGGAGGTGTGTGAGAACACAGAGGGCAGCTACCGGTGCGTCTGTGCCCAAGGCCACATCCGCCGAGACGGGCAGTGCGTTGAGGACAAGCCCCCTG aatGA
- the IL17RC gene encoding LOW QUALITY PROTEIN: interleukin-17 receptor C (The sequence of the model RefSeq protein was modified relative to this genomic sequence to represent the inferred CDS: deleted 3 bases in 2 codons) has protein sequence MSHNRWGCLGQPGTVPVPWSQLVSVGPQAVQWWRDTEPSEVCAGTGGPTPGRLLTPRKDPGVRDQSRKLEPLAAVGPVEPGEGLVGSSQRGAGAPRGPGPTMHALGQLLLVVLVVGSAGGRGDPRDTLACSQGLTCRLLDTDVLCGTEPPGPRHELALARLRLEPALRCTEPMACVPCLEARVRLALPPATTTATESRLSAQPGTSGTEDSGDGGQWSPAAGASPSQPNVTGLLLLSGHAYASSRCVAVEVWAPLGPTLRGRTVGWVIFQCFEAPLGSELHISAYMNSWGRQRLSQQQRVPDCSWPAAQAAVPQCQVPRLRVSPGQKEVVVEVEGAAEGHSYTLWLYHNHSQGTSGPGRVVTMQSSPMNYILPADEVLPCLCLQVWPETQDPLRATLCPFSHDAEAWERLWAQSRLVLHVEGQVLTCSLSAPCDLLAELVPCWQPVPSGPCQPLPGLQQPAGGKGPQEFGGLRPHPNLCVQVWSGGQVRLTQCLRDRALPGRPDDLLLLEHGGNSSLCAVERGACTPLASFTSRGAGHPGLLEQDLQQDVAVGQCQQLWHPSNRTGVALWACPLHKYLRTHWALVWMGVLLGTTCLLLLLLLKKEDMKGWLKSLRAGYGSKGLLQGRRALLLHAAEPVAERAACALMAALHSLGLTVVAAPGGGSGVAALGPLPWLHAQHHRALRDSDTIILLLSPAAVAAAQQWDARARVVPESRAAESSLGPRHNPDPDDVPSVAPCEVFAAALSCAMPVLAVANGIYVVARLEALVPAVPPALRAAPAFALPSEMEGFLQALAGPARQRGWCPEPYVAAVAEALQRAVGE, from the exons ATGTCCCACAACcgctggggctgcctg ggccAGCCTGGCACCGTGCCCGTGCCATGGAGCCAGCTCGTCTCTGTGGGGCCCCAAGCCGTC CAATGGTGGCGGGACACGGAGCCCTCCGAGGTCTGTGCGGGAACAGGAGGCCCCACCCCAGGGCGGTTGCTGACGCCACGCAAGGACCCGGGTGTCCGGGATCAGAGCAGGAAGCTGGAGCCGTTGGCGGCGGTGGGGCCCGTGGAGCCAGGAGAGGGGCTGGTGGGGAGTAGCCAGCGTGGGGCCGGGGCGCCCCGAGGCCCCGGCCCCACCATGCACgcactggggcagctcctgctggtggtgctggtggtggggtCGGCGGGTGGCCGTGGGGACCCCCGCGACACCCTGGCCTGCTCCCAG GGCCTCACCTGCCGCCTCTTGG ACACCGATGTGCTGTGCGGGACAGAGCCCCCGGGGCCCCGGCACGAGCTGGCCCTGGCTCGTCTGCGGCTGGAGCCGGCACTGCGCTGCACCGAGCCCATGGCCTGTGTGCCCTGCCTGGAGGCACGCGTGCGCCTGGCCTTGCCACCTGCCACCACCACCGCCACCGAGTCTCGCCTCTCCGCGCAGCCGGGCACCTCTGGGACAGAGGATAGCGGTGATGGGGGACAGTGGTCACCAGCGGCTGGGgccagcccatcccagcccaaCGTtactgggctgctgctgctctctgggcacGCGTACGCCTCATCCCGCTGTGTGGCCGTGGAGGTCTGGGCACCCTTGGGCCCCACATTGCGCGGCCGAACCGTG GGTTGGGTAATCTTCCAGTGCTTCGAGGCGCCGCTGGGCTCCGAACTCCACATCTCGGCGTACATGAACTCATGGGGCCGGCAGaggctgagccagcagcagcggGTGCCAG ACTGTTCGTGGCCcgcagcacaggctgctgtaCCCCAGTGCCAAG TGCCCAGGCTGCGGGTCTCCCCGGGGCAGAAGGAGGTGGTTGTGGAGGTGGAGGGGGCTGCAGAAGGGCACAGCTACACACTCTGGCTCTACCACAACCATAGTCAAGGCACCAGTGGGCCGGGGCGTGTGGTGACCATG CAGAGCAGTCCCATGAACTATATCCTGCCTGCGGATGAGGTgctgccctgcctctgcctgcag GTCTGGCCAGAAACCCAGGACCCACTACGGGCCACCCTGTGCCCCTTCTCTCATG ATGCTGAGGCCTGGGAGCGATTGTGGGCGCAGAGCCGGCTGGTCCTGCACGTTGAGGGGCAGGTGCTGACCTGCTCCCTCTCAGCCCCCTGCGAcctcctggctgagctggtgccctgctggcagccagtgcCCTCTGGGCCCTGCCAACCCCTCCCtggcctgcagcagcctgccGGGGGAAAG GGACCCCAGGAGTTTGGAGGGCTGCGGCCACACCCCAACCTCTGCGTGCAG GTGTGGAGCGGTGGGCAGGTCCGGCTGACCCAATGCCTGCGGGACC GAGCGCTGCCCGGCCGCCCCGAtgacctcctgctgctggagcatgGGGGGAATTCCTCACTGTGTGCCGTGGAGCGGGGTGCCTGCACACCCCTTGCCAGCTTCACCAGCAGG ggagcagggcaccctgggctgctggagcaggatctgCAGCAGGACGTGGCAgtggggcagtgccagcag CTGTGGCACCCATCAAACAGAACTGGGGTTGCGCTCTGGGCCTGTCCCCTGCACAAGT ACCTGCGTACCCACTGGGCACTGGTGTGGATGGGAGTGCTACTGGGAACCACCTGTCTCCTACTGCTGCTCTTGTTGAAGAAGGAGGACATGAAAG gatGGCTGAAATCCCTGAGGGCTGGCTATGGCTCCAAGG GTCTGCTGCAAGGCCGGcgggcactgctgctgcacgcGGCAGAGCCGGTGGCGGAGCGGGCAGCGTGTGCCCTGATGGCAGCTCTGCACTCACTGGGGCTGACGGTGGTGGCAGCACCCGGGGGTGGCAGTGGGGTAGCAGCTTTGGGACCACTGCCCTGGCTGCACGCCCAGCACCACCGGGCACTGCGTGACAGCGACaccatcatcctcctcctctctccggcagctgtggctgctgcacagcagtggGATGCCAGGGCCAGGGTTGTGCCAGAGTCCAGGGCTGCTGAAAGCAGCCTTGGGCCCCGGCACAACCCTGACCCTGATGATGTCCCCTCTGTGGCACCCTGCGAGGTGTTTGCGGCGGCTCTGTCCTGTGCCATGCCAGTGTTGGCGGTGGCCAATGGGATCTACGTGGTGGCCCGGCTGGAGGCCTTGGTGCCGGCAGTGCCCCCAGCGCTGCGGGCAGCCCCTGCCTTTGCACTGCCCAGCGAGATGGAGGGGTTCTTGCAGGCACTGGCAGGCCCAGCTCGGCAGAGGGGCTGGTGTCCAGAGCCATACGTGGCGGCGGTGGCCGAGGCGCTGCAGCGGGCAGTAGGAGAATAA